The Pleuronectes platessa chromosome 11, fPlePla1.1, whole genome shotgun sequence DNA segment GCTTCAGAAGTGCTCCTGCAGTCGATTGATTGCCACTGCAAGGGTAGATAGAGCGATGAACTCACTTGAAGGACTTTTCAAAACACGCAGGAAAGGCTCCTGCATGGAGGAGGATGTGGGATTAATTAAAATGCTGATTTAACAAAGTGGATGTTCACCAAATTTACGAAATATTTGTCCACCTCAAATATATCAGGAACTTCACCCTCACGAACTAtaaatattcattcattcacaatgAATTCTTTGACAAGTTTTGACAGTTTGCATATTGTCACTCTGATACAAGAGAGACGCATTTTAAAACAGTAACTTGAAGCATGACTCATAAAGTATGaggtgggtgagggggggggattggaaaGGCTTTCAGCTGAGAATTAGATACATTGAGAGGATACGCACAACTTTTGGTTTTGCATTGCGTCATCTTGGCCTCGGGGACAGGAAGAGACTAGTGACACTGTGTGACCCACAGTGAGTCTCCTCGCACATGCAcagggacgcacacacacacacggtgtctGTGCATGACAGCAGCAAAGTCCCTACTGATCCTATTATACAGCCAGCTAGCCAAGCACGCAAATGAGTGCACgggcagacacagacacaaacacacactcggggGACACCAGAGATGTTTTGGCAAAGTGAACAAGTTCAAACACGTTAGTTAATACATGGCGGAGGTCACCACGAGtatgaaatgtaatattataaACTAAACTGGTTTAAGTGTTGCAAACCAAGGGCAGGTACGTACAGGTCAATGCAGAGGAAGGCAAGTAGGGGCAGGTATACTCATGTGAACAATACGCGTCACTGTGAGAATGAGAGGCAGGCGCTGACAGACACAGGCAAGTATTAACCTGCAGAGACAGGTCAGTGAGGTGCCTCGGGCAGATCCTGGCAAGAGGAGTCCAGTGCAGACGCACACGGCTAAATGCTTGGAACAAACATGAAGCAGCATCTTATACATAAAAAGCTCTAATTAGCAGCAGTATCACAGTTCCTCTTATCTCTTGCTCTTCTTGGAAGAaaaattatttccatttttgaTATTTTCCCTGACACCAGAACTTACCTGTAGTCATACTCGAGCTGCTGTGTAGCTCCTGCAGCGCCTTTTCCAGTGTTGCCGTCTCTTTGTGTTGAACAGAAGTCTTGAGACTATAGAGCTGCTTCAGGACAGAGTTTGGCTCACATCCGCTGGACATGTGGCTCAGAAGGTTGTCCACTGTGCCGGACAGGAGAAGACTCTTGTTGTCTACATGTAATTTGCCTGTaggagcacagaggaggatgaggtgtTATCCAACACATAAACAAGAActattttaaagcaacactacacTCTATATAGCTTTAGTGAGTACAAACTCTTGtgagaagtttaaaactgaCAGATAATTGCTGCTGAAAGTGCCAGAATCCGACTCCTAAAGTTTAAGAGTATTGCTGAACTTTAGATCAGTTAAGTCAAATCAAAATCTAGCATTTATCTCCACTATTTAGTGGGGAAGAGTTTGGTGTATTTTTgtggcagctcttctggtttAGGAAGCTGGGGAGCATGGGTAAAATCCACAGTCAACACAGAGGGCTTGGttttatttcttcaaaaaaacaacattgtgaCCAACAGAATCAATGACCACGTGTGCCTGCAGatggcgctgctgctcagtaaaaagctacatagtgttgctttaaaatgaatttgaataaataaatcaaaacagttGTTGATGATCCCCAGTCAGAACCCACTGCAATTCTGATTAGATTTTGATGCTATGTTTTAGCTTCTTTTCTGTTAATCTATGCGCTCACACGTATTTTCCAAATAAGCACAGATGTGCTGTGGCAAAAGTGCAAAACATTCTGGTCACTGGTTTGGATTAATGTGCTTTCAGCAGCATTTAATTAAGCGTTCCTGGATTACATCTTTGTATTGCACCAGCTTTGTTCATTATAACTTCCAAAATGgataaaagttttaaaagtttaaacgGCAGGGTGTTAACTTTCTAAATATTAACAGTCAATGAGGAATGTTTCAGCTCAAGGCTTTAACAGTGACTAGAAGATTTAGTTCAGAGGTAAAATAGATGAAACAGCCTCTGCTCAGTACTTACGGTCTGACAAATAGATTTCCATTGTTGTCCTGAGGAAGTCTGACACCtcagcagctctcctctcaATGTCATGATCTTCCTCCTCCATTCCCTCATCTTTTTGGTACGTAAACTCCAGGGCAGCAGCTCGGGGCGTCACACCCATGGAGAGCAGCTTCTCTTTGTGCCGTTTCTTCTTCAGCTTCCTCTTCTTGTTCCTGCTGATGTGCTCTCCTCCCTCAGCCACAGTTTGACTCTGACCTGGAGCTGCACCATCTTGCCCAGAGCTTTgttgaggagttgttttccttttcttccttttccttcttcttttgtGCTCTTCTTGCTCCGTATCCTGGTCTAGTTCCTCACTGCTCTCATGGACGCTCTCTTCTGTGTGCAACAAGATCAAAAGCCTTTGGTTAGAATCCAGCACACTCTTCACATGCAACTCTACTCGTGGGTCCGGAATCAGATCAGGAAAAATAGCAGCTTCTGGGATTCACATAGGTAAAGGAAGTGATTTCTCTTGGCCAAACCATAAGGTGGTTCAGGGACTGCAGGTTCCCTCCAGTTAATCAATGCCATTGAATAGATGCTTTGTCTTTTTTACTGGTGTTTTGTTCTGCTCATGTTTTTCATATGGATTAAAAAGATATCGATCTCCATAACATGGAACAAGTCAACTGGCAGTAAATTAAAGTACAGTAAAATTAGTAAACTGTAAATATGGTGTGACTTTGACAGAATCCTCTATTCAATGTCTTTTCATagatttttattaatgtaaTGATAATTTACTGAAATCTAAATTCCCCATGCTGCTCTGCAAAATTCCTTTATTCTGAATCCAGGTCTAAATCTGATGAAAAATGAAGGCGATTGCTAAGCTTATGTCACATCTTTGTATAGTGCATAAATGTTCACACAAAATGACCACATTCCTCATACACCATGGAAATCCTTACTGCTGCTACTGCAGTAATGTTATAACTGTTATCACTACATTGGCCTATTCTTTAAGACTTAACTAGGAATGAATTTAACTGGGATGTGAGTCCATGCAGCAACAGGGCTCTTGTTAGATGAGcagctccctctctgcctcgtcACACCTCCCTTCTCCTTCACAACTCCTGAGTCATTGTAAGGTCAAAGAAAGCAGCACCCCATCGAATTCTTCTCAGCCACTCAGCCAGTCACTACAGTGAGCAGCAGCATCTCACTGGTTAGCAACTTAGACATAATGCAGCTGAAGAAGTGGCAGTGCATAACCACAAGGaataagagatttaaaaaaaaaaaggagtttcAGCTCAGTCTATCTAGGTTTGGAGTGATAAGTGACAAGATAAAATGTCCTGTACATCAAGAAGTGTCTCTCTGAGTGTAAATTTAGCTAAATCTAAAGAGAACTTGAAGTAATTTAGTTCCTCTGGTGGTTCAGTCCTGCGACCATCTGCTCAGAAACAGATCCTGATCAGAGCATGAACAAATATGGAGAACTTATGATGATTTTCAATGATTTGGTTCTATAGCGGAAGATACAAAATTAAACAGTGTCTAACATCGATGACTTACTCTGCATTTACAGTCTCCGTATAGTTAACACTGATCAGGAACTATATTCGAAACAACTGACACCTGCTTATTCATCTAGTATCCAATCATACAACCAGATGGCAGCCGTGCGATGCAAtgtaacacagacacagaaaaggaGCTTCAGTGATTGCTCATGTTAAAATATCAGATTGAGGATCAAATGGGACCATATCCTGTTTCTGAAACTGCAGATCTCCTTGGATTTTAATTAAGAACGATAAAAAAAGTGGATGGAAGCACCTTGTTGATGAAAGCTGTCGGAACAGAATGGCCAGATTGCTTGGAGCTGACAGAAAGACTACTGTAACTCAGAAAACTCCCAGTGGGTTTACAACTGTTGTAAACACAAGAGAATCTCTGAAGAATCGTGTTGAACCTTGAGGTGAATGAgctaaaaaaacacatcaggcTCCACTCTTGTCAGACAAGTGTGAGGCTGCAGAGGACACAGACTCACCAACACAAGACAGCTAAAGACTGTAAAAACATAACCAACAGAATCTGGATTTGTGTTGAGTAGTAGAATCAGAATTTGGCATCAGCAGCATGAATCCAAAGTGGTGGTGGTGTAATGGTGTGGGGAATGTTTTCTTGCTACACTTGCATACCAATCACACCATGAATGCCACAATCTATCCTAAGATTGTTGCTGCCCACCATGTGCATCCCTATATGGTCCCAATTTACTATCTTCAAGAGGCTAAAAGAGTTTCATGAGCAGGATTGTTGTCCTTCGGTGACCATGACCACAGTTCCCATATCTGAAGCCTTAAAACTTTCAGGATTTGGGAGACGAAGACTTTTGCAGCATGAATGTGTAGCTGACACATCTGCAGAAACGATGTGATATTAGAATGGATCAGAAGCTCAGAGAAAAGTTTCCGACAGGTTGTAAAAGCTCTGAGAGCAGACTAGTGGATCAGAGATTTATTTCCAGAAATATTCCTTGAATCAGCATGAGCCCACAACTGCACATAAATATGGAGCTTTTACATTAGTTTTATTTCCACAGCTTACATTAAAATGTTATGAGCAAAGACTTCACTGTAAACACAGCATGAAAATACATCTGGTAAATCAATGCATTAGATTTGTATTCACGCTTAACACATTCACCGTTACTACATCGCATCAACCAGTTAGTGTTTGACTGTTTCTGTGATATTATATTGATGGTTTTATTGTCAGGAAACATTTATCCTGCCCAACTCAATATGACCTTAAACAGGACTCTGGATCGCACCATCCATCAAGGCTCCCTGCCCACTAAATCAAAAACGTGTTAAATTAAGCACTGTTCAGCTGCCGAGCACAATTAATCAAACTTCACCTCATAATTTATTCTGGACGCTGGAGTGTCGGAGCCAACAAATCTCTTTTATTTCACTGAGGTAGAGCAGAGGCCTGTCAGGTGGATGAAGGACTGTGTCAAGGAAGATGATGATAAGTACAGAGAAACGTGTAATGAGCCAGGGCTTTTATTACAGCCAGGAAATCTCACTGGTTCACAAAGATAAACAGTCTTTAAATGATGCATATCAACTGCCAAGCGCGAGACTCGCTCGCCGTATAGAACTGCGAGCCAACTCTGAACATCACAGGTCAAGAATATTTCATCTTGGCTTGAACACCAGCTCTCAATTCAGATTTAAAGATGGCACCACAGAGGGCTAAGTATCTCTTTGCTGGGATATATCACGCAAACAACGCATATAATAGAGCTTtcaaattgagaaaaaaaaaaggagaaatcaGCCGAGCTCAAACGCCATCTGCACTGTGTTCAAATTCTCCGCAGTTCGGGAACAAAATTGATTATCACTGTCGGTTTCCACTAGCTAGAGTGGCAGGATAATCAGAACGAGTGACTTCGGTACAGAGAGccaacctggagaaaacccataTACATCTCTCCTAGCTTTATGGTGCATGGCACAAGTCCATAAATGTAGGATTATGGTCGTCTTACCAGCTGGGTCCTTGGCACCGTTTATACTTTCTGGTTGAGAGAGTGTGACCGATTTCTCTGGATGTGTCTCGtagtctgcaggaggaggaaggacagtGTACACCCGAGCCTGGGGATTGGCTGCACTCTGCGTCTGCCCTGCAtcacctgagacacacaaagaaagctGTTAAAAGCTGAGGTTAAGAGCTGACAGGTATAGGATAacgaaaaaaaatgtttttctatacTTTATGTGCTGCAAGTTTCTGATCTTACCTGCAGCAGTGTCTTCtcgagttgtttttcttttcacaaaggTTTTCTTAGCTAGAACGTCTACGAGACGTGGCGGGCTGGGTTCCTTCTCCAATTTGGGAGCTACAGGAAAAAGCTTCTGCAGGACTTTTGACCGAAATACTAAGtaagacagaaacagacacaaaaaacagacagaagatTATCATTGGCATTGCAAGTCACCTGACCTATTGTATGAACAATAATCATCATCTTTAACTTCATGCTCAAATCTGACAGTTTAACAATGCAAACTGTGCAGTAAGGTTAATCTGCACAAGTTATAAACCATgatatgaaaagagaaaaaggatgAAGTCAAAGAAGCAACGTCACTAATGTTTTATGGATTATGTACATACACGTTTTTTATTTCTGGGTCATGCGAGTACATTACGGGCATCACTTCTTATTATGAGACACCACTTATTCACAAACCCATACATCATCTTCTGGTAtaatacacagacaaacaaaagttGTATGGCATCACACCTCTATAAAAGGGTCTTGATAAAGAGATTTATTCTCTCCTCCCCCAGACCTTCAAAAGACGATAAGCTAATTTATCAATTTCATACATAAACAGCTAAAAACAATCTTTGCAAATCATCCATATCCACAGAATCTAAAAGTGTTTAAACTGCATTACCCAGTTTACAATAACAGGGACAGAGGGAAACAAAATTAAACTAATTTTCTTCAGAATTTTGACAGATCCACAGATGTCATATAACTATAGTAAGAGTAAAACACTGCACTTTACCACCGACTCACCAAACACCCAATCACTCATCTGAATTGGAAGATCTCTGCAAATTTGTCAAACCACGTATAAGCTTTAAGAAACCAGCAAGTTGGACCGGAACTTACTATAAAAGAGCTAATTCTAAACCAGCTTAACTAAACTATAGGTTGTGTTTCCATGTAACCTGCTTTATCAACACCATAGTGACTTAGTATGGGACATAGGAACACGGAGAGGCAGAAATGTCAGGCAGTCGAAGTTTGGCAGTGGAACACGTGCGTTTGTTTACAACTATTACCACTTAACGCGAGACTTAGCCGCCGGTTAGCTACGTTAGCAAGCTGGCAACAACCCCCAAGCTATAACTTGAGGTTTCTAATTTCCCTGAGGTTGTAGTTGACATTGGCGATGCTCACCTTCTTTCCTGTGTGTCATGTCGCTGACAGGAAGCGAAGACGAAGCAAACGCGAGTGTTGCAGGTGGCTAGGCAGCTACAGGTAGCATGCTAGCAGGCTAACCAGCATGCTAACTTTCAAAATGATCTTGTTACGTGCCTGAGAGGAGGGGACCTCCCACACGCGCACAGAAAGTAATAGCTGTGCCACTCGTGTTGGGAAATAACTTGTTAAATTCACTTAAACTACACAAACTAAACTACAGCAATGCTCGGACTTGTCCAGCTCTGCACCAACGACTACTCGCATACAATACAGGGCTGGAAGTGAGGGGGACAACCTCAAGGCTGCGCCAAATTCCATTCGAATTAATGGCAAAGTAATTTGGACTTTGTAATTTTGAAAATTAGCTATCTTTAAAATCACggttttgtatattttctgGTTCAGACTAATCTATTCTTCAATTCGGGATACAAATCAGCGCTATTTAATGTAGTTTGTAGGATATAACGAGTTTTGACACGGATTGACCATTGCTAAGAAGTACCAAAGCATTCATAACTTCACATCTCTTCAGACTAATTCACTTCTGATATAATTAGTGCAGGACGTGCAGGACGAATTGAACTCCGACAATTCCTCCATCATGATCTGAAGTCAGTTGAGTGATCGTTACTTGCTGTCACAGTGATCAAGGCCAATTTAAATATGTGATGCATCAGGCTACAGCTCCCCCTGCGTTTGGTTCCTGCAACGACAGTGTGTTGAGGGGCGTGCGCACACGGAGCCAGCGGCTGGAAGCGAGATGAGATGAGAATATTAAGCAGGCACCTCATGGCTCAGCATCAGCACCGGTCAGAGTTAGGATTTGCGCACCCTCCAAACTTGGCTTGGGACCCCAGCATGTGAACGGGCTTTTTTGCAGGAGGAGGATCCACCTTAGCATGTCAGCCCTGAAGAAGGtaactcccccctctctcttttattaATCCTTAAGTGCAAATTCAACTACTAAAATGTGACATGTGCAAAGATTCCAACGGTGCATTTCACCACCTAACTGGAAATGGGAAGGTGCATGCAGGAGTGGATAACATGGGTGTGTTGAAGCAATGTGGTTGCAGGGTTTCCCAGTTCTGCATTGGAAACAGAtgtttgcattttttctaaATGTACAATTACTAATGATTTATACTATGTTAATCAGCCAAATGCATGGTTGTTTTCCTCCCTGCTGGATACCATACGTGCACTTTTATTTATCCCAGAGGAAGAGGCTCGGATAAGGTGCATCTCAGGCAGAAAAAAAGCCTCTTAGCACAAGGTGAACTCCTCAAAAAGGATGTAATGTCAGTGTAGATTTCCTCCTGATGTGCACTGTCATGTAATACGTTATGTTATCACGCCCGACTGTAGTCTATGTAGGTGGATGGGCTTTATCTGACTATACAGAGCCTGACCTTAGTGCTGGGCAATCCTGAATGAGTGAAGCTCCTTGAGGCTCAACAAAAGAAGGCATTGGAGGAGTTGTGGTCTTtgtaagaataaaaagaaaaaatcgaTAATATGTTAATTGAGCAGCATATGCCAGCCCTCGGATTGTTCAAATAGTGACAGTTGCGGTCATGTAAATGGATGATTATTGCTCCTTTATTGTGGTGGTATTTGCAAGGGGCGGAATGGTTAACTGCTAGTGGTGCAAAACCCCTATCATCACTGTTTTGTACACTGACACATTGTGTTATTTGAAATTCAATGCAGTTGCACGCATTCATGTCTCTGCTCCAATAGATTGAGCGACACACAAAGAAGTTGTATAGGATGCCTGTCTCAGCACCGTAGCCGAATCCAAATACACAGCACTCAGCAGCACACACTGTGTGTGACAAAGTGCTCTCTGCCAGCGCTCACATCATTAGACATCATAATCACAGAGCTGCTAAAAATAGGGAGACTGTATTCATTGCAATGCTTCATATTTAGAAGCACGATGGTGTTATTGCATACCCACCCCTCGCAAATGGAAGTTGCTTCTGTATTTGTACCCTTCTTAATAATACAAAAAGTTCTTATTTTAGACAGCAGTGGTTTGCCAGTTGTTCTTCAGTATCGTGCAGCTGCTTTGATGCGCATGTTAGGGATTTAAAATAGTGTGCTTCATACACAGAGTGCAGGCCATACATGGAAACTGCATTTTCCGCCATAGTAGAAAGCAGGTAAAGTGTCTCATGTTCATTCATTATGCAGATGTCTAGAAGAGCTGTGGTAGCACCAAGCAGTCAGGGGCAAGCGTAATTACTGTAGATCAATGAGAAGGGATTTGACagtatctttgtgtttgtgtgtgtgtgtgtgtgtgtgtgtgtgtgtgtgtgtgtgtgttttttttcttaggTGTGTGATGATAAGTATTCATAACTGTAGCCTCTATGAAGCTAGCAGACAGGGAACTCGTGGGTGGCCAGGTGGCAGGTGAGAAGTGAATGTCATCTCTAAACGTCCTTATGagactgaaaaataaattactTGTCACTTAGCAGCTTTAGGGGGCCCCGCCTTTCACCTCGTCAGTGACACCCAGGTGATATGAGACGGAGAAAGGGGATTTCtttaaacaaaaagataaaagcCTGATTCGAAGATTAGAAA contains these protein-coding regions:
- the LOC128450755 gene encoding glutamate-rich protein 1, which codes for MTHRKEVFRSKVLQKLFPVAPKLEKEPSPPRLVDVLAKKTFVKRKTTREDTAAGDAGQTQSAANPQARVYTVLPPPADYETHPEKSVTLSQPESINGAKDPAEESVHESSEELDQDTEQEEHKRRRKRKKRKTTPQQSSGQDGAAPGQSQTVAEGGEHISRNKKRKLKKKRHKEKLLSMGVTPRAAALEFTYQKDEGMEEEDHDIERRAAEVSDFLRTTMEIYLSDRKLHVDNKSLLLSGTVDNLLSHMSSGCEPNSVLKQLYSLKTSVQHKETATLEKALQELHSSSSMTTDECAAVASLFQYWITDILPMRGDKTPGLSTTHP